ACGGAGCTCACCATAAATCTTTTGGCCTCATGGCTTTGGACTTCGTGCAAGTAGTATAATCCCTCGCGCTGTTTACCTGCACCAATCACCCTCCTCGAGGAACGGTCATGTATTAAACACAATTTTTGAGAAAATTGAATTATTAGGCTATCATCGAGAAGAAGGCTAGAGACAGAGATTAAGTGGCAATTGAGATTGGCTGCAAACAAGGCATTTTTTAAAACAAGACGGGGGGATAAGACGATATCCCCGCAATTAGTGGCCCGAGTTTGATCTCCATTCGGTAATCCCACCGAAAGAGGAGATATAGGTCGTAAATTAGTGAAATGTGATAGGCACCTCGACATGTGGTGGGATGCCCCCGTGTCAATTATCCAAGAAATAATAGGAACATTACCGTTTAGTTGTTCGGGAGCGGCTGATTTGTGAGACCTTAGTAATTTATATAGTATAGCAAGTTCCTCTGGATTGAGGTTATTGACATCAATATGATCAAAAGTTGGAGCAGTCGAGGATGACGACGGAGTTTGAGTAACCATATGAGCACGAGGAGCAGCCTGTCTTTTGGATTTATGTTTTTCGTCCGGTATATAAATAGCTTGACAGAGGTCAGTGGCATCGGGGGGAAGGATGATACGGTCACGAGGTCTCGTCCCCCACCAATCAGGAAAATTTCCTGTGACCTGAAAGCAGCTTTTGAATGAGTGCTCGGGTCTCTTGCACGTAAGGCAAGTCTGTTTTACAGGAACCGGGTTCGGAGCAGGGGTCAAGGAACCCCCCTGCATTCGTTTGTCCCCTGTTTACACTAGTCCCCCCTGAATTTTGATAGCCATAGGGTGTGGTAGTCACCGCATAGATCATGGGTTCGGGTTGGGGAATGGGGTTCGAATTTTGAAGAGTGTTACGCATACCTTCTTCATGTTGAAGACGACTATAAATTTGATTCAAAGACGGTAGAGGATCGGTGCCTAAAATATGAGAACGAAGAACACCATACCTAGCATCGAGACCCATGAGGAAAGAGCGTACCCGTTTCTTATCCCGACGGATGTCCAAGTGTGCTTTCAGATTACAGGAGCATGGGTTGCAGTCGCATGTCGGCAAGGCATCGCTTTCTAATAGATCGTCCCATAATTTTTTGATGCGGCCAAAGTAAGACATAATTGTCTCAGTTGGTCCCTGTTTACAAGCAATAATATCACTTTCTAATTGAAATATTTGAGCATCATTTACCAGGATGAAACGGTGCTTGATGTGGAGTAGCAACTGCGTGGCTTCCTCCGGCAGGCTGATCGATGTTCGGAGGTCCGGTTCTATGGAATTGTAAATCCACATACAAACCAAGGCATTAGCAGAGCGCCAAGACTTGTAATCGGAATCAGAGGGATCGGGTTTGGAGATGGTGCCATCAACATAATCGAGTTTTCCTTTTGCAAGGAGAGCGAGACGGAGGGTACGGCACCATTCGTCGTAGTTTTTGCCATTGAGCAATGTTTGTGTGATTCGTGCTCCGGGATTTTCGACCGGAACAATCGAGAAAGAAGCGGTATTCTTGGATTCAGGAATCGAATTTGCAGAATCGGTCGCCATTTGAGACGATTAAGATTGACGGCGTGTTCGAAGGTTTAGGATCGATTAAAACCTAtaaccatgatagatgaaccaactcaaccaaaaccttaaggtgatggttgaggcccaactattataattattcctattacgcactctcactcaaatgcccgttgggcttgaagagtggttagttgtgcaccggctcccccgtaccaagtgctgggtttccacttcgaatttttgaggagttttgaggttgtcAGGATTTGAACCtgtgaccttcggtcacactggctctgataccatgatagaattGATATTGAGAATGAATAGGAAAGATCTTATTGATATTGACCAACGTACAAATACAAGAGATATATCATCCTATTTATACAAAAGAATCAAGCTAAGACAGGAATATACACAGAGGAAATAATATATGGAAAATGATTATATTTTCCATGTATAGAAATATTGAGCAGAGATTGTGCAACAGTCATATTTCCAACGGCTCTTTGATGATATGAGAGCAACGGTTCTGCGGAGATCACCGACTCTGTTATTATTATCTCATTTTCCTATTACAAAACATTACTGTCTATGACATTTCGCGTAACAAACTAGTGATATTGTATAGTAGTAGTATGTTATTTATCAAAAGTGACATTTTGCAAAAGTTGTCACTAATGCGAATATAATGTTGACAGAATTTAAACTCAGGTTATGAGTACCAAGTCATGAATAGTTGCTTCGTATTGCGATTGTATAGGTTAAGAAACCTTGAATTTGTAGGAGCAGGACAGGACAATCTCCATGGAATCATAGCAAGTGAAAACAAAGCAATCTCAAAGGAGTCAAAAATGTCAGAAGTGATCCAAACAAAAGAGGACGGTCAAACCAATAATACACAATCATGGATTACGTAATGTAGCTCCTCATGTGAAAATGTTGATCACTGAAGACAGTCTCAGGCTATTTGGCCATGTGTGTTGCCAAATCAATTTGAATGATGTATGCatttttcaatactttttaacAAGTGTAAGGATAGCCACATAATGAAGGGCTTGTTTACATAATGACATATGATAAGCATTACACAAGGTTACCTAACTGTCTCTAGGTAAGGTTACAATTTCAACTTGTGTTTTATTGGTCACGGGTATACATTTTCAATAATAATCCATGTATACGGACTCTTACCCGTGATTAGAGCTGACCATCAGCACGGGCCGACTCGGCTCGGCCCGGCCCGCCCTAGCCCGTTATTTTATGTAACCCGGTCCGGCTCGGCCTTAGCCCGCCGTTAACCCTGGCCTGGTCCGGGTCCTGAAATTCCAGTTCGGCCCGGCCTTGGCCcgccattttagcaaaaataaaaaataaaaaaataaaatggtaaggCCCGCCAACCCGTCCCGCCCTTAGCCCGCCTCTGGTCCTGGCCCGGGTCAAGCATATCTCAGCCCGGCCCGGCTCGACCAAGCACGTCCCTTCCCCTGGCCTGGCCCGGGTTTGAACACGAGAGCCCAGCCCACTCCCTAGCCAGCCCGACCCGGCTCTAGCCCGGCCCGAGTACAGGTCTACCCGTGATATATTTCTTCTTGATAAATTGTGCATGTCGTGAATGAAATTTTTTAGTGCATCAACTTATGTTTATGAAACCCGGTGACATTAGATTATTGTTGAAGGCTCAAGTATGAGTTTCGAAAAAAACATTTATATTTTTACAAATTTAAAATAATATATTAGAAATTAAGAAAAAGTCTTAAATCGAGAATTCCACATATATAAGAGAAATAATTTATCGCGGAGTATAGAGCAAATAAGAAAATTAATGATGGGAGAGATTTCAAAATTGAGACCACACTTCCTAATGCTTAGAATGACGTTAATGTATTCTGCATAGGGCTATAAATATACGAGTCGGCTCGTGGAGCTTAGATCAGGTCGTTGACACCCCTAATTCTACATTTCCTACAAACACAAATGACAAAGCAAACTCCATGATTGTCCATCTAAGCTAAGGGTGCACGCCTTGGAATAAGTtgcgaatatcatcaaaatatacTTTATTTGAAGCTTGGACACATCAATCAAAAAGAAAAGTTTGGTGTCTCATAGATGCTACTTTGTTATACAGTATATAAAAGCCAAAATACTTTGTACTGGTCTTCTAATTCAATGACCTCCATATCTTGGAATATGCATTAAATAATTATAGTGAAAGACAATATGATTGTTTATTTGTTTATGTATAGTTCTATGAACATTAAATTTTTCATTTGTTTGGCCTTGGATGATTGTTATTCTTGTATTAGTTGCGTTTTGTGGTATGCACACCATACTTTTCCATGTGAGGACATGTGAGTCTTACCATCTATCAACAACATACTACCATACGGTCCTAACTTTTAATTATCAACAATACACCCAACGATTATTATAGGTAACTTTGGTATGCAAATGTATAGCTCTTGATTTCCAAAGTCCAATTCttcatcccctatttactaaatgaataagtCGTTCTACGTTTTTTCCCGCCTAACTATATTATCTTCTATTTGGGCCTTTAATTTTACATTCTACCAAGCACACTATGGGCCAAATCTGCAGgctcaaaaaataaaataaaaaatataatgtAAACTGGATGAATCATCAATCATTGCtataattaaattatctcatccCCTTATATAatataagagaataaaattctccaagaTTCTCCCTCCAAAAGCATCAAGTTAAATAAGGAAACGAAAAGACttattcattacattattatcatttcatcaaaatataatcttttaatcaaataataatattttcattaaaatctaaattacaatcttttaattaaactaaGATAAATTTGCTATAATTTTATAAACTATAAATTTCTAagtttttattgttgttattattagtattagagAATGACCTAACACGGATATTATTAGTTTCGTAAAAAAGAAAGATTATTAAAATAAATTGAGAAAAATTATAAATTGTAATCATTAGTTTTATGGTAAAGAAAAAATAGATTTTTTTCCAGTAAATATACATTTAATAACTTTAATCTTCTTGATTAGTTCatagttcaattttttttctcatatcgaaAAGTGAGGCGTATGATAAATTACTCATGAGTCAATTCAAAATAcaaataataactaaaaataaaatctctATATATGCCACACGtgtgcgggatctacactagtttgtATCATTTGTTTACTCTCACTAGTCTTGCCTTGTCATGGTACGAGTTTTTTTTTCTTGTGAGAGTGAAAAAGGTTGCTCGCTTAAGTCTTAGACATAGGTATAGCATGAACAATCCTAATAATATTACATTCAATATCTAAGAGAAAAGTAAACCATAAATCTAATAAAACTAACACCGTCTCATGACAAAAGAAACGACTGATGCAAAGCTGGTAAGATGAGGTAGGAAGGCCAAATCATCAGCAATACTATCAACTTCCATAAGCCAACGAGACGAGCTAGGTGCACTTACGCCACAAGAGTGTAGAAATAAAGAAAGGAGGAAGAGCAAGTTGAAGCAGCTTGTCTTTAATTGAGAAGAATCTCCTACACCGTGGTGATCGGCCCAAATAGTCCAAAGACCAACAACCCAAGGAAGCAAGTAAGGTGATAAGAAAGGCAAAAAAAAGGTCCCCGGCCAACCTTACACCAATTACTACCAACAACACCATTGAAAGGCCATTATTCCATATAACATAACTAATTCTATTGGAGAGTCTCCCATAAAGGAATTATTTGTAAAAACATGACGGAAATAAAGCTAAACGAAGGCATTGAAATTGGAGGAGATCACCGCAACCGACACACCCAAAACCACGGACCACCTCATATCGACACAACCAGACACGCCATCTTCGTACTGATTAACGCAGAAGACCAATTAAAAACCAAGAAGAACAGAGGAGGGATGAGAACCGCCTTCCAAACAACTAtaacaagaaaaaaaaacaacagCTACAAAAGACGCACCCAACAACCAAATGAACTGAAAAAGGACCTATCGTCAAAGCTCGACCGAACCCAAACAAACCAACACTCAAGGGGACATGCAAGACCGAAAAAAATACTCGTTTCACCAAACGACACCTCCCAGAACCACCGCCTCACATGCAACAAGACCAAGCTAAAAGATGACACGGACAAACACTAGTAATAAAGTAAAAAGGACCGATTGATGGGGGGAATGAGAGGATCACCAAATATGACCCAAAATACGATCACATAGTATAACATCACCGCAACCAGAATGGGCTGTACTCATCGACACATACAGACAAACCAAGAACAAGGAAGCCAAACAAGCGGTGGTGGCAATGCGGGGATCACCACTAGGTTGGAATTCTGACCAATGGTGACATGACAAGGGAACGGAGGGACGGGAAAGTCAAAGGGTGTAACGCCCCAAAAAACAAGCAGGGAGTtcaaaatagctctttttattAACAAAAGACATTAGCGGAAATatagggcgtcaccgccgtatcccccttcggagaatacaaggcttttacaataaaataaatacacttataagactaaaattaaaactcTATAATTATAAACTATACATCTTATAAGTATTATCTTCTACATGAAATTCCCCACACTTGGCCTTCCAGgatacttgtacctgaaaaagagtgagagtaacggaatcagccaaccacaggttGAGTATAACTCCAGTTCCCTCCACCGGCTTATGTCATATCCTTTATTCAATCATAATTCACCTTATTACTATATATCACCCAATAAAATAACCTACCAAAATATAGTATTCCCTGTCAGGGATCAATCTGGTATCCCAAAAACATCATATGACTATCATACCAACATGATATATATTCATATGACACTAATGTCGGTATACCATTACTGAAGAAAATAGACATTACGTATTTCTTATGGGCCAACGCTCCTTTTTAACATGGAGTCAACGCCCTCTTATAGTTTATATGGAGTCAATGCTCTTGGAGCTAACGTCTCTGATACCAACGTTGCCCCTTTAATTTATATGGAGCCAACACTTCTAATGTGTACACAGTTtcggttttccaaataatgtcatctcaaaccaataatcgtatcccgaatgttATAATTGGCCAATTATGCCATATAACCACGGTGCAAACATGACAACCACTATGACATATAAAACATAAATATAACATGGGACGGTATAAAAATCATAAGATGAAATtaacaaataaattaatataaccgattatttctaatatcttattcaaatgtaaacaattacttatatcgacGAAGGGTCCTGAAATCATACCGATATACAGATTAGTAGAGATAGACGAAGTAAGGAAAACATATGGATTATGTAATTTTCTCGTCGCCCCCCACCCCCCCGccccctcttttttttttcaaccttGAATGCCATGCTTTTATAGCCAAATATATGTCGGCTAATCACTTAGTGCTCAAGACCATTTTTGCTTCTTCTTTCTTAATTATTAAGAAATGTAAACTTGCATAAATCCTACTATTAGATAAATACGACAACAATTAACCTTATCTAAAATTATAAATATCTTAACTAAATATCATTATTATAATATTCTAAACTATCAAGTAAAATATATATTTTCCGGGTATTACAAAGGGTTAGATGCATGCAAAGCCAACCATAAAGAACAACCACCAACACAAACCACCCATCTTAGTGATTGACGACTCAAGACAGACCGGACATACCAGGCGGAAAAATATGAGACAAAAAAGACGATGACCATAGACAACAAGCGACCACAATCAGGACAACATCAAATTGCGGAGAACGACATGCAGCTCAGAATCTTGTAGGAAGACGAGAGGAAGCACTCGATCCCATCGACAAAAGAAAAATTGGTATAATGAATTAATCAGATAAGGTAATGGTGATTCGTCGGAGATGAGCGCAGTCAAAGCCTGATAGCCTCTTCTCCGGCGATAGACAGTGAGATATAGGGTAGAAGATGTAAGGGTGGCAGCGGCGGTGGTACAATAAAAAAGAGGGCTTTCTTTTGGGGGTTTTTAGagaggattttgattttagagagagaaagttggGCAAATCTTTAATATTTGTGATGGTAGGAGGTATTATAACCATAAACCATTAATAGTAAGTAATTGATTAGAACGAAAACCGTATACGTGAATAACAAGTCCAATTTGTTTCCCTTTCCCAAAAATTAATAGCGAAACAAGAAATGAATAGTGTCTAATTGTCTTTTATCTTTAGTTATATCTAGACTTTTAGAGCTGTCAAAAACTCTTCCGAACTCCAAAACCAACTCAAAACTAACTTAAGTAACTTGTTTTCCATCCGAACCCGCTTTGACCCTAAACAACGAGTCAAGTGTCACGACAACATTTGTAGAATATTGAACTATTGGTTGTAAAATTAGtgtcatagaaatttagtttATGCTTCATATCATACATAATGTCCTTCAacatgatttatttatttatgctttaatcacaaaaaaaaaaaagaaaagtaaaACATTCTTCTATAATCAAGTGAACATTCGGtttataaacaaaacaaaaaaaacattaCAGGCATCGTTATATCACAGGTCATGGGCAAATCATATCAGATGTCATGGACAAATCATTAATTGATGGATCATTACGATTAGGGTTCGAGATGAAGAACATTAAACCAGCCCGAGAATCAAACTAGTTAATCGAGGTCTAAGGCCGAGTTCCGGGTCAGGTGAACATCAAGCCACGAAGCCGGTGAGGCTGACCGGTACAATTAGCCACCTCTAGGTTTCATGTCATCACAACAAATATTGGGCTAATAATTTCCCACAACCCAAAAATATATAATCCACACATTTAAACTACTTGGGCCTTACTAAAACCTATCCACAACTCTATAAAACATATCCACACATCAAAACCctcaaatttctagggttttgccACAATTCAACATCTCTCCCGAATCCTTCGTCAATCGGCGGCGCATTTCCAAGCTCCAACAATGGTGATTTCTCTTTTCTACATCCTCTCAACTTCAATTTTAATACATCATAATCTTTCATGAAATTAATTTTAACCTATGCTTTGATTTTATACAGCCGTCACACAAGTCGTTCATGATCAAGAAGAAGCTCGCGAAGAAGATGAGGCAGAATCGTCCTATTCCCCACTGGATTCGTATGAGGACCGATAACACCATCAGGTTTACTTCCtaataatcaatttaattaacTTTATTCATTCTTAATAATTCGTATATTATGCAGTTTTGTATACatttatgtgatgattattgttgTGTTTGAATTCAGGTACAATGCGAAGCGTAGACATTGGCGCCGCACCAAGCTAGGGTTCTAAGCTGTTTCTGCTGTGGTTTGGATTCGATGGTATTATTATTATCTAGTAGTTTTATGGTTGTAAGTTTGTTTAGTTGGATCAGTATTTGAACTTTCGATTCGGGTTTTAATGATTTTGGTGGAGTTTATTGTAATTCGAAGCTTTTATGAGCTGAACTCATGATTTTAAGTAATTTTCATAATGCAAACGACTACTTTATTTGTGTATTGTTGATGTTTGTCGTTTAATTATAAATGTTTGTCATTGAAATAGTATTCTAATCTctgatctgtttccattgttTGACCTCACTCGTTCTTTAGAGATGGTAGTTGTGATGGGTCGATGATTGCGGTTACAGGTTACCCACGGTTAATGAATGTGACGAGACATGAATGTTTGATTGTGTGTAGTAGCACTTTAGGGTAGAACTTGCTATTGTTTGATTTAGTTTTACATTATAGAGAGAAGATTTTTTTAATTGTTAATTGAGTTGTGCTAGTCTCAGGTGCCCTAAATTCTCTTTTATTTTAAGCACTGAACATTTTTTTAACTGTGTTTGAAGCAAAGTATTTCTGAGATAGGTTTTCAGAGTATGGTTATATTGAAAATTACTACTGGTTTAGTGGATGAATGTTCATTTATTTGAATAGGCGGACCATGTTAATTGTCAAGTCAATTTTTTTGCTTAAAATAATTGATTTCATTCAATTACATATTTACATCCCAAGTTCCCATCTGTGTGTTATTAGTGAGTGCTTGCTTGAATTGGGATAATTGTTACTCAGCTATGTTGAAGTGAACTAGTGAAGAAAAAGGCTTTGTATTTGGGTTGGTGCAAGGAGCGAGGTAATACAgtttaataaattaatttttaataCACTTGTGAAAGGGGTAACTGTTAAGTGAATTTAGGTATCTCTCTGTTTTCATCTTGAGTTTGGAAGTGTTTGTATGTGGAAAAATGTTCCAGCACTACTTAAAAACATTTCTGAAAATGGACTGGCTGTCGGGTATCATTTCATTGTAGTCTTGCTTACTGAATTAACATTTCTATACCCTTAGTTTAAAAAAGCGCGCCTAGGCGCGAGGCGAGGGTAGGTGATGATGCTAGGGCATTACAACAACTAGGCGAGTCTGTGTTCAAAAGGCCCTAAAAGGCGAGCGCCTCAAGGTGATGCCCTAGGCTCAACAAGCTTTGTTTCATAAATAGTCACATGTCAAGCACATGACCCTAACTCCTTTTTAATAAagttttattttattacaaaataaCACTCTTTTAACCCTATTTTTTTAGAAGTACAACCTGATCTGCCGTTTACTTCTTTCAACTTTCTATTGCAAgttactcttcttcttcttcacattttttttaaaattctcTTGCTTTGACtgctgttatttttttttttttttgaaacccaaCTGGGTACATGCATTAATTCGAATTAATAAGCCGATCAACAAGCTCAGGTAGCTTATCGACCCAAACAATTCTACCAGACCCTACCGGCGCTACATGTGCTAACTCATGAGCCACCGCATTGTTCCGCCTACTCGTAAAAGACCAagaaacagaaatgaaagaaataCACAAACGTAAAATATCGTTAATAATAAAAGTAAACAAACTACGGCCCTTCTTGCGTTGTCTCAAAGCTTCGATCACTTGCGAGCAGTCACTTTCCACCACGATCCGGTCATGACCCTTCTCCACCGCGAGCTCTAGTCCTTCCAAGATTGCAACAGCTTCCGCCACATGTACCTCCCACACTTCCCTCCGACTATGCGCCATGCCCTAAAGCACCTTCCCTTCACTGTCACGGCATACAGCTCCAATGCCCACACCCACGCCATCCTTCACTCCCGCGTCGACATTAAGCTTCACCCATCCCGTATCAGGACCTTTCCAGCCGCCCCCCGACATCCCCTCAACCAGCTGCTGCCCACCACTCCTCGTAGTCCGCACCATCAACTCCCCTTCTATCTCCTCCACGACTCGATGTATTCTTTTCACCACCTCAGCCACCTCAACCCGTCCTCCCTCAAAAACAACCCTATTCCTCGCCTCCCATACCGCCCAACAGACTACCATCATAAACCCGTACTCCCTCTTCCCTAACTCACGCCAACACCCCTCCACCCAATCTCGCACCGTGCTAGCTCCCCGTCCCTCTTCACCCAAAGCTCTACCTCCTCCCACACACCCCTTGTTACCCCACAATCCCGAAACAAATGAAGACCCGACTCGACATGACACTGACACAACGGACACAAGACATCATCATGACCGACTCGATTATGTAAGTTTACCTTTGTAGCTAGAGCGTCGTTGCACAATTGCCAAAAGAATAGCTTGATCCGGGGCCACACTTGGACCTTCCACAAATTATTCCAAAGCCATTTGCTCTTCTCCCAGTCCGAGGTCTCCATAGTCTCCACATCCTCCCCTACGAGCAGCTTATAAGCCGAACGAACCGTGTACTCGCCATCCCTTTCCAAGCTCCAAAACCACGAATCCTCATACCCCTGCCGACCCAACCGGATGTTAGAAACTCGCTCCTGCTCAAAAGGCAACAAACACTCCTCCAATTTTTCCATATTCCAAGCCCTCCCATCATCCGTCATCGCCTCCGCCACCCTCATCTCCTCCCTTCCTTCAAGCCGCGGTGAAAGGACCTTCCCGATCCCGAGTGCCTCCTATCCACGCATCCCTCCACACCATAGTACCTTGCCCATTACCAATACACCGACGCAAGCCTCGCATCACCACATCCCGAGCTCCTAAAATCCCGCGCCACGTATAGCTCGGGTTATTGCCACACCCCGCACCAGAAACCACCCTCTCCATAATACTTACCACGCATAACCCGAGCCCACAAGCCCTCTCGGTTCCATCAACAACCGCCAAGCTTGCTTCCCCAACGAGCCCCGTTCGAAGCATTGAAATCCCTAAACCCATACCCCCATGCATTTCGGTGTACACATGCGTTTCCATGACACCCATGAGATCTTCTTCTTCTTACCCTCCTCTTGACCCCACCAAAACCTCGACACAATCGCTCTAAGATCATCGCAAAAAGAAGCAGGGATTTTAAacacactcatcacataggtagggag
The Silene latifolia isolate original U9 population chromosome 11, ASM4854445v1, whole genome shotgun sequence genome window above contains:
- the LOC141614556 gene encoding uncharacterized protein LOC141614556; this translates as MATDSANSIPESKNTASFSIVPVENPGARITQTLLNGKNYDEWCRTLRLALLAKGKLDYVDGTISKPDPSDSDYKSWRSANALVCMWIYNSIEPDLRTSISLPEEATQLLLHIKHRFILVNDAQIFQLESDIIACKQGPTETIMSYFGRIKKLWDDLLESDALPTCDCNPCSCNLKAHLDIRRDKKRVRSFLMGLDARYGVLRSHILGTDPLPSLNQIYSRLQHEEGMRNTLQNSNPIPQPEPMIYAVTTTPYGYQNSGGTSVNRGQTNAGGFLDPCSEPGSCKTDLPYVQETRALIQKLLSGHRKFS
- the LOC141612238 gene encoding large ribosomal subunit protein eL39z/eL39x-like; protein product: MPSHKSFMIKKKLAKKMRQNRPIPHWIRMRTDNTIRYNAKRRHWRRTKLGF